Proteins encoded by one window of Thermococcus sp. Bubb.Bath:
- a CDS encoding alpha/beta hydrolase, with translation MEIYNAKFGTPERGWVVLVHGLGEHSGRYEKLISMLNDAGFAVDTFDWPGHGKSPGKRGHTSVEEAMEIIDSIIEELGEKPFLFGHSLGGLTVIRYAETRPDEVRGVVASSPALARSPKTPSFMVALAKVLGKIAPGLTLSNGIKPELLSRNPDAVKRYIEDPLVHDRISGKLGTSIFSNMERAHREAERIKVPVLLLVGTGDIITPPEGSRRLFEELTVEDKEIKEFEGAYHEIFEDQEWGEEFHRTIVGWFVEHSKRA, from the coding sequence ATGGAAATCTACAATGCCAAATTTGGAACCCCTGAGCGGGGTTGGGTCGTTCTCGTTCACGGTCTCGGGGAGCACAGTGGAAGGTATGAAAAGCTCATCTCGATGCTCAACGATGCCGGCTTTGCCGTCGACACCTTCGACTGGCCTGGACACGGGAAAAGCCCGGGAAAGAGGGGACACACCAGCGTCGAAGAGGCCATGGAAATAATTGATTCAATAATTGAAGAATTGGGTGAAAAGCCCTTCCTCTTCGGCCACAGCCTCGGTGGCTTGACCGTTATCCGCTACGCCGAGACGAGGCCGGATGAGGTAAGAGGCGTCGTCGCTTCCTCCCCAGCACTCGCAAGAAGCCCAAAGACGCCAAGCTTCATGGTGGCGCTAGCGAAAGTTCTTGGAAAAATAGCCCCAGGTTTGACCCTTTCAAACGGCATAAAACCGGAACTCCTTTCAAGAAACCCAGACGCTGTGAAGCGCTACATCGAAGACCCCCTCGTCCACGACAGAATCTCCGGGAAGCTCGGCACGAGCATCTTCAGCAACATGGAGAGGGCACACAGGGAGGCAGAGAGAATTAAGGTGCCCGTTCTTCTGCTCGTCGGCACCGGCGACATCATAACGCCACCGGAAGGCTCAAGGAGGCTCTTCGAGGAGCTCACGGTGGAGGACAAAGAAATTAAGGAGTTCGAGGGGGCTTACCACGAGATATTCGAGGATCAGGAGTGGGGTGAAGAGTTCCACAGAACGATAGTGGGGTGGTTTGTGGAGCATTCTAAGAGG